In Oncorhynchus gorbuscha isolate QuinsamMale2020 ecotype Even-year linkage group LG08, OgorEven_v1.0, whole genome shotgun sequence, one genomic interval encodes:
- the LOC124041856 gene encoding sodium- and chloride-dependent glycine transporter 1-like isoform X3, translating into MVLLANGAVPGEPVKTDKNSRRGNWGNQIEFILTSVGYAVGLGNVWRFPYLCYRNGGGAFMFPYFIMLVFCGIPLFFLELSFGQFASQGCLGVWRISPMFKGVGYGMMVVSTYIGIYYNVVICIAFYYFFSSMTNLLPWTYCNNPWNTPTCNGVVTPTGINNTLANVTRSLVTGAAEVAVEVVNKTKRTSPSEEYWKHYVLKISDDIGNFGEVRLPILGCLAVSWVVVFLCLIRGVKSSGKVVYFTATFPYVVLTILFIRGITLEGAVTGIKYYLTPQWHKILDAKVWGDAASQIFYSLGCAWGGLITMASYNKFHNNCYRDSIIISITNCATSVYAGFVIFSILGFMAHHLNVDVSEVADHGPGLAFVAYPEALTLLPISPLWSLLFFFMLILLGLGTQFCLLETLVTAIVDEIGTDWIIRNKTVVTGGVAIVGFLLGVPLTTQAGIYWLLLMDNYAASFSLVIISCIMCICIMYVYGHKKYFKDVEMMLGFPPPIFFRVCWRFVSPIIISFILIFTVIQYKPITYNDYVYPGWSLAIGFLMAMSSVTCIPIYALYKISKSEGTTFLERLKNSCKADIKWGPALSEHRIGHYAAPVSEAEVEVRPLKEELKEKEDEKRDEISLTIQGSNGSTAHNTTPSA; encoded by the exons aatggagcTGTTCCAGGGGAACCCGTGAAGACAGATAAGAACTCCAGGAGAGGGAACTGGGGGAACCAGATAGAGTTTATCCTCACCAGCGTGGGCTATGCTGTGGGCTTGGGAAACGTATGGAGGTTCCCCTACCTCTGCTACAGAAATGGAGGAG GAGCCTTCATGTTCCCCTACTTCATAATGCTGGTGTTCTGTGGGATCCCTCTGTTCTTCCTGGAGCTCTCCTTCGGACAGTTCGCCAGCCAGGGATGCCTGGGGGTCTGGAGGATCAGTCCCATGTTCAAAG GTGTGGGCTACGGGATGATGGTGGTGTCCACCTACATCGGTATCTATTACAACGTGGTGATCTGCATCGCCTTCTACTATTTCTTCTCCTCCATGACCAACCTGCTGCCGTGGACCTACTGCAACAACCCCTGGAACACGCCCACCTGCAACGGCGTGGTGACGCCCACGGGCATCAACAACACCCTGGCCAATGTCACCCGCAGCCTGGTCACCGGGGCCGCTGAGGTTGCCGTGGAGGTGGTCAATAAGACCAAGAGGACCAGCCCCAGCGAGGAGTACTGGAA ACACTATGTGCTGAAGATCTCAGACGACATCGGGAATTTCGGGGAAGTTCGTCTCCCTATTCTGGGATGTCTGGctgtgtcctgggtggtggtcttCCTCTGTCTCATCAGAGGAGTCAAGTCTTCAGGAAAG GTGGTGTACTTCACAGCGACGTTCCCCTACGTGGTGCTGACCATCCTGTTCATCAGAGGCATCACCCTGGAGGGAGCTGTCACCGGCATCAAGTACTACCTAACCCCACAGTGGCATAAGATCCTTGACGCTAAG GTGTGGGGAGACGCTGCCTCTCAGATCTTCTACTCTCTGGGCTGTGCATGGGGAGGGCTCATCACTATGGCCTCCTACAACAAGTTCCACAACAACTGCTACAG GGACAGCATCATCATCAGCATCACCAACTGTGCAACCAGCGTGTATGCAGGCTTCGTCATCTTCTCCATCCTGGGCTTCATGGCCCACCACCTGAACGTGGATGTATCTGAGGTGGCCGACCACGGCCCCGGCCTGGCCTTCGTGGCCTACCCAGAGGCCCTCACTCTGCTgcccatctcccccctctggtCCCTGCTCTTCTTCTTCATGCTCATCCTGCTGGGCCTGGGGACGCAG TTCTGCCTGCTGGAGACCCTGGTAACGGCCATCGTGGATGAGATCGGTACTGACTGGATCATTAGGAACAAAACGGTGGTCACAGGAGGAGTGGCTATAGTGGGCTTCCTGTTGGGTGTGCCGCTCACCACACAG GCTGGGATCTACTGGCTACTGCTCATGGATAACTACGCTGCTAGTTTCTCTCTGGTTATCATCTCCTGCATCATGTGCATCTGCATCATGTACGTCTATG GACACAAGAAATACTTCAAGGACGTTGAGATGATGCTGGGTTTCCCCCCTCCCATCTTCTTCCGCGTCTGCTGGAGATTTGTGTCGCCCATCATCATATCT TTCATCCTGATCTTCACAGTGATCCAGTACAAGCCCATCACCTACAATGACTACGTGTACCCCGGCTGGTCCCTAGCCATCGGCTTCCTTATGGCCATGTCCTCCGTCACATGTATACCCATCTATGCTCTCTACAAGATCTCCAAGTCTGAGGGAACAACATTTTTGGAG CGGTTGAAGAATTCATGCAAGGCGGACATAAAGTGGGGCCCGGCCCTGAGTGAGCACCGGATAGGCCACTACGCCGCCCCAGTCTCAGAGGCAGAAGTGGAGGTACGTCCCCTGAAAGAGGagctgaaggagaaggaggatgagaagagggaTGAGATCAGCCTCACCATCCAGGGCAGCAACGGCTCCACAGCACACAACACTACCCCCAGCGCATAG
- the LOC124041856 gene encoding sodium- and chloride-dependent glycine transporter 1-like isoform X1 — MSESNSNAACTADQNGAVPGEPVKTDKNSRRGNWGNQIEFILTSVGYAVGLGNVWRFPYLCYRNGGGAFMFPYFIMLVFCGIPLFFLELSFGQFASQGCLGVWRISPMFKGVGYGMMVVSTYIGIYYNVVICIAFYYFFSSMTNLLPWTYCNNPWNTPTCNGVVTPTGINNTLANVTRSLVTGAAEVAVEVVNKTKRTSPSEEYWKHYVLKISDDIGNFGEVRLPILGCLAVSWVVVFLCLIRGVKSSGKVVYFTATFPYVVLTILFIRGITLEGAVTGIKYYLTPQWHKILDAKVWGDAASQIFYSLGCAWGGLITMASYNKFHNNCYRDSIIISITNCATSVYAGFVIFSILGFMAHHLNVDVSEVADHGPGLAFVAYPEALTLLPISPLWSLLFFFMLILLGLGTQFCLLETLVTAIVDEIGTDWIIRNKTVVTGGVAIVGFLLGVPLTTQAGIYWLLLMDNYAASFSLVIISCIMCICIMYVYGHKKYFKDVEMMLGFPPPIFFRVCWRFVSPIIISFILIFTVIQYKPITYNDYVYPGWSLAIGFLMAMSSVTCIPIYALYKISKSEGTTFLERLKNSCKADIKWGPALSEHRIGHYAAPVSEAEVEVRPLKEELKEKEDEKRDEISLTIQGSNGSTAHNTTPSA; from the exons aatggagcTGTTCCAGGGGAACCCGTGAAGACAGATAAGAACTCCAGGAGAGGGAACTGGGGGAACCAGATAGAGTTTATCCTCACCAGCGTGGGCTATGCTGTGGGCTTGGGAAACGTATGGAGGTTCCCCTACCTCTGCTACAGAAATGGAGGAG GAGCCTTCATGTTCCCCTACTTCATAATGCTGGTGTTCTGTGGGATCCCTCTGTTCTTCCTGGAGCTCTCCTTCGGACAGTTCGCCAGCCAGGGATGCCTGGGGGTCTGGAGGATCAGTCCCATGTTCAAAG GTGTGGGCTACGGGATGATGGTGGTGTCCACCTACATCGGTATCTATTACAACGTGGTGATCTGCATCGCCTTCTACTATTTCTTCTCCTCCATGACCAACCTGCTGCCGTGGACCTACTGCAACAACCCCTGGAACACGCCCACCTGCAACGGCGTGGTGACGCCCACGGGCATCAACAACACCCTGGCCAATGTCACCCGCAGCCTGGTCACCGGGGCCGCTGAGGTTGCCGTGGAGGTGGTCAATAAGACCAAGAGGACCAGCCCCAGCGAGGAGTACTGGAA ACACTATGTGCTGAAGATCTCAGACGACATCGGGAATTTCGGGGAAGTTCGTCTCCCTATTCTGGGATGTCTGGctgtgtcctgggtggtggtcttCCTCTGTCTCATCAGAGGAGTCAAGTCTTCAGGAAAG GTGGTGTACTTCACAGCGACGTTCCCCTACGTGGTGCTGACCATCCTGTTCATCAGAGGCATCACCCTGGAGGGAGCTGTCACCGGCATCAAGTACTACCTAACCCCACAGTGGCATAAGATCCTTGACGCTAAG GTGTGGGGAGACGCTGCCTCTCAGATCTTCTACTCTCTGGGCTGTGCATGGGGAGGGCTCATCACTATGGCCTCCTACAACAAGTTCCACAACAACTGCTACAG GGACAGCATCATCATCAGCATCACCAACTGTGCAACCAGCGTGTATGCAGGCTTCGTCATCTTCTCCATCCTGGGCTTCATGGCCCACCACCTGAACGTGGATGTATCTGAGGTGGCCGACCACGGCCCCGGCCTGGCCTTCGTGGCCTACCCAGAGGCCCTCACTCTGCTgcccatctcccccctctggtCCCTGCTCTTCTTCTTCATGCTCATCCTGCTGGGCCTGGGGACGCAG TTCTGCCTGCTGGAGACCCTGGTAACGGCCATCGTGGATGAGATCGGTACTGACTGGATCATTAGGAACAAAACGGTGGTCACAGGAGGAGTGGCTATAGTGGGCTTCCTGTTGGGTGTGCCGCTCACCACACAG GCTGGGATCTACTGGCTACTGCTCATGGATAACTACGCTGCTAGTTTCTCTCTGGTTATCATCTCCTGCATCATGTGCATCTGCATCATGTACGTCTATG GACACAAGAAATACTTCAAGGACGTTGAGATGATGCTGGGTTTCCCCCCTCCCATCTTCTTCCGCGTCTGCTGGAGATTTGTGTCGCCCATCATCATATCT TTCATCCTGATCTTCACAGTGATCCAGTACAAGCCCATCACCTACAATGACTACGTGTACCCCGGCTGGTCCCTAGCCATCGGCTTCCTTATGGCCATGTCCTCCGTCACATGTATACCCATCTATGCTCTCTACAAGATCTCCAAGTCTGAGGGAACAACATTTTTGGAG CGGTTGAAGAATTCATGCAAGGCGGACATAAAGTGGGGCCCGGCCCTGAGTGAGCACCGGATAGGCCACTACGCCGCCCCAGTCTCAGAGGCAGAAGTGGAGGTACGTCCCCTGAAAGAGGagctgaaggagaaggaggatgagaagagggaTGAGATCAGCCTCACCATCCAGGGCAGCAACGGCTCCACAGCACACAACACTACCCCCAGCGCATAG
- the LOC124041856 gene encoding sodium- and chloride-dependent glycine transporter 1-like isoform X2 → MAEKQFPGILNGAVPGEPVKTDKNSRRGNWGNQIEFILTSVGYAVGLGNVWRFPYLCYRNGGGAFMFPYFIMLVFCGIPLFFLELSFGQFASQGCLGVWRISPMFKGVGYGMMVVSTYIGIYYNVVICIAFYYFFSSMTNLLPWTYCNNPWNTPTCNGVVTPTGINNTLANVTRSLVTGAAEVAVEVVNKTKRTSPSEEYWKHYVLKISDDIGNFGEVRLPILGCLAVSWVVVFLCLIRGVKSSGKVVYFTATFPYVVLTILFIRGITLEGAVTGIKYYLTPQWHKILDAKVWGDAASQIFYSLGCAWGGLITMASYNKFHNNCYRDSIIISITNCATSVYAGFVIFSILGFMAHHLNVDVSEVADHGPGLAFVAYPEALTLLPISPLWSLLFFFMLILLGLGTQFCLLETLVTAIVDEIGTDWIIRNKTVVTGGVAIVGFLLGVPLTTQAGIYWLLLMDNYAASFSLVIISCIMCICIMYVYGHKKYFKDVEMMLGFPPPIFFRVCWRFVSPIIISFILIFTVIQYKPITYNDYVYPGWSLAIGFLMAMSSVTCIPIYALYKISKSEGTTFLERLKNSCKADIKWGPALSEHRIGHYAAPVSEAEVEVRPLKEELKEKEDEKRDEISLTIQGSNGSTAHNTTPSA, encoded by the exons aatggagcTGTTCCAGGGGAACCCGTGAAGACAGATAAGAACTCCAGGAGAGGGAACTGGGGGAACCAGATAGAGTTTATCCTCACCAGCGTGGGCTATGCTGTGGGCTTGGGAAACGTATGGAGGTTCCCCTACCTCTGCTACAGAAATGGAGGAG GAGCCTTCATGTTCCCCTACTTCATAATGCTGGTGTTCTGTGGGATCCCTCTGTTCTTCCTGGAGCTCTCCTTCGGACAGTTCGCCAGCCAGGGATGCCTGGGGGTCTGGAGGATCAGTCCCATGTTCAAAG GTGTGGGCTACGGGATGATGGTGGTGTCCACCTACATCGGTATCTATTACAACGTGGTGATCTGCATCGCCTTCTACTATTTCTTCTCCTCCATGACCAACCTGCTGCCGTGGACCTACTGCAACAACCCCTGGAACACGCCCACCTGCAACGGCGTGGTGACGCCCACGGGCATCAACAACACCCTGGCCAATGTCACCCGCAGCCTGGTCACCGGGGCCGCTGAGGTTGCCGTGGAGGTGGTCAATAAGACCAAGAGGACCAGCCCCAGCGAGGAGTACTGGAA ACACTATGTGCTGAAGATCTCAGACGACATCGGGAATTTCGGGGAAGTTCGTCTCCCTATTCTGGGATGTCTGGctgtgtcctgggtggtggtcttCCTCTGTCTCATCAGAGGAGTCAAGTCTTCAGGAAAG GTGGTGTACTTCACAGCGACGTTCCCCTACGTGGTGCTGACCATCCTGTTCATCAGAGGCATCACCCTGGAGGGAGCTGTCACCGGCATCAAGTACTACCTAACCCCACAGTGGCATAAGATCCTTGACGCTAAG GTGTGGGGAGACGCTGCCTCTCAGATCTTCTACTCTCTGGGCTGTGCATGGGGAGGGCTCATCACTATGGCCTCCTACAACAAGTTCCACAACAACTGCTACAG GGACAGCATCATCATCAGCATCACCAACTGTGCAACCAGCGTGTATGCAGGCTTCGTCATCTTCTCCATCCTGGGCTTCATGGCCCACCACCTGAACGTGGATGTATCTGAGGTGGCCGACCACGGCCCCGGCCTGGCCTTCGTGGCCTACCCAGAGGCCCTCACTCTGCTgcccatctcccccctctggtCCCTGCTCTTCTTCTTCATGCTCATCCTGCTGGGCCTGGGGACGCAG TTCTGCCTGCTGGAGACCCTGGTAACGGCCATCGTGGATGAGATCGGTACTGACTGGATCATTAGGAACAAAACGGTGGTCACAGGAGGAGTGGCTATAGTGGGCTTCCTGTTGGGTGTGCCGCTCACCACACAG GCTGGGATCTACTGGCTACTGCTCATGGATAACTACGCTGCTAGTTTCTCTCTGGTTATCATCTCCTGCATCATGTGCATCTGCATCATGTACGTCTATG GACACAAGAAATACTTCAAGGACGTTGAGATGATGCTGGGTTTCCCCCCTCCCATCTTCTTCCGCGTCTGCTGGAGATTTGTGTCGCCCATCATCATATCT TTCATCCTGATCTTCACAGTGATCCAGTACAAGCCCATCACCTACAATGACTACGTGTACCCCGGCTGGTCCCTAGCCATCGGCTTCCTTATGGCCATGTCCTCCGTCACATGTATACCCATCTATGCTCTCTACAAGATCTCCAAGTCTGAGGGAACAACATTTTTGGAG CGGTTGAAGAATTCATGCAAGGCGGACATAAAGTGGGGCCCGGCCCTGAGTGAGCACCGGATAGGCCACTACGCCGCCCCAGTCTCAGAGGCAGAAGTGGAGGTACGTCCCCTGAAAGAGGagctgaaggagaaggaggatgagaagagggaTGAGATCAGCCTCACCATCCAGGGCAGCAACGGCTCCACAGCACACAACACTACCCCCAGCGCATAG